From Pelotomaculum schinkii, the proteins below share one genomic window:
- a CDS encoding 2-hydroxyacyl-CoA dehydratase family protein, translating into MNENKEWKKTMLRNRELHRYSPAMQKLFNLTEGYLTYAEDYAAKGGNVVFVMGMWQALIFACDAIPIPYTEIWTRDIYKAVEVAETHFQIPAETCSMVKASLGDWYMRRNGPIKKLFGMGSSCEPYNMALEVLRQYGFKVFIMDSAYRAPKANGVRYEHLLEFFKKQILEFQQFLSDGKPLNEERLAFEIRRRNRLITKYQHILSLRLDNPFYIKGFGVMCLQDGITSCFGRPDYFESVLDGLIAEMEGLSPDDRDLERVIPLVWGGGWGQNSSTLEILDQSDAAILGVVSAVSQTYREDIPPVESLARFVLDSHNAGAAVYLRQSVEKHVEAVNAKGIIIYGYSGCSLETVPREIVKDYFQQKGVPCICLEGTFQPDPSQGQTQTRVRAFIEMLEQQKKDGCYGNLSM; encoded by the coding sequence TGCCGAGGATTATGCGGCAAAAGGGGGCAACGTTGTTTTTGTAATGGGGATGTGGCAGGCGCTGATTTTTGCCTGCGACGCCATACCGATCCCTTATACGGAAATCTGGACCAGGGATATTTATAAAGCGGTCGAGGTAGCGGAGACGCATTTCCAGATCCCGGCTGAAACCTGTTCCATGGTCAAAGCCTCCTTGGGAGATTGGTACATGCGCCGGAACGGACCGATCAAAAAACTGTTCGGTATGGGCTCTTCCTGTGAACCATACAACATGGCCTTGGAAGTCCTGCGTCAGTATGGGTTTAAAGTTTTTATTATGGATAGCGCCTATCGCGCGCCTAAAGCAAACGGTGTCAGATATGAACACTTGTTGGAATTCTTTAAGAAGCAGATTCTGGAATTCCAGCAGTTTTTATCCGACGGCAAGCCTTTAAACGAGGAACGGCTTGCGTTTGAGATTCGCAGGCGGAACCGTCTGATCACGAAATACCAGCATATTTTATCTCTCAGGTTGGACAACCCTTTTTATATCAAGGGTTTTGGGGTTATGTGCCTGCAGGACGGCATCACAAGCTGTTTTGGGCGGCCGGATTACTTCGAGTCAGTTTTGGACGGCCTGATCGCGGAGATGGAGGGCCTATCACCTGACGACAGAGATCTTGAGCGCGTGATTCCTCTGGTCTGGGGCGGGGGCTGGGGACAAAACTCCAGCACTCTGGAAATCCTTGACCAATCCGATGCGGCGATTCTGGGGGTGGTCTCGGCCGTTTCCCAAACTTACCGCGAGGATATTCCTCCCGTCGAATCTCTGGCCCGCTTTGTTCTGGACAGCCATAACGCCGGCGCAGCGGTTTATTTACGACAGTCTGTCGAAAAGCATGTGGAAGCGGTCAACGCGAAAGGAATCATTATCTACGGTTATTCCGGCTGCTCTCTGGAAACGGTTCCCAGAGAGATCGTCAAGGACTATTTTCAGCAGAAAGGTGTTCCCTGCATCTGCCTGGAGGGCACGTTCCAACCGGATCCTTCCCAGGGACAAACCCAAACCAGAGTGCGCGCCTTTATTGAGATGCTGGAACAGCAAAAAAAGGATGGTTGTTATGGAAACCTTTCAATGTGA